A single genomic interval of Aureliella helgolandensis harbors:
- the recO gene encoding DNA repair protein RecO, whose protein sequence is MPAEQTDTLILRVFPWSETSLIVNLYSRDFGKLAAVAKGARRPKSPFEAALDLLSVCRVVFIAKSGDVLDILTEAKLQKRFRAGTRNLLRLYAGYYVAELLDRLTDKGDRQPEIYDLAVATLAALEEPNFELRCIVLRYELQMFRLIGQLPSWRKCAQCGNEADDVEWLTFSSLSGGVLCDACRIGARDVLRLPRSVRDLYERFSLADWQSMELESYPSNHRAASRGVVQHYLTVMLDRRLQMHSYLEELGR, encoded by the coding sequence GTGCCAGCTGAACAGACCGACACCTTGATTTTGCGAGTGTTCCCGTGGAGTGAAACCAGCCTGATTGTCAATTTGTACTCGCGGGATTTTGGCAAGCTGGCTGCGGTAGCCAAGGGAGCCCGCCGCCCGAAAAGCCCCTTTGAAGCTGCCCTTGACCTGCTTTCGGTCTGTCGCGTAGTGTTCATCGCTAAGTCCGGAGATGTGCTCGATATCCTGACCGAAGCAAAACTGCAGAAGCGATTTCGAGCCGGTACGCGCAATTTGCTGCGACTGTACGCAGGTTACTATGTTGCTGAACTGCTCGATCGTCTGACCGACAAGGGAGACCGGCAGCCCGAGATCTACGATCTAGCGGTTGCCACCTTAGCTGCCCTGGAGGAACCGAATTTCGAGCTGCGGTGCATCGTGCTGCGGTATGAGTTGCAGATGTTTCGCTTGATTGGACAACTGCCAAGCTGGAGAAAATGCGCTCAATGCGGCAATGAGGCAGATGACGTGGAATGGCTAACCTTCAGTTCCCTTTCGGGAGGCGTCCTGTGTGATGCCTGCCGAATCGGTGCGCGAGACGTCCTGCGTTTACCCCGTTCCGTCCGAGATTTGTATGAAAGATTCAGTCTGGCTGATTGGCAGTCGATGGAATTAGAAAGTTACCCTAGCAATCACCGCGCGGCGTCGCGTGGAGTTGTCCAGCATTATTTAACCGTCATGCTGGATCGCCGATTGCAAATGCACAGCTACCTAGAGGAGCTTGGGCGTTGA
- a CDS encoding tetratricopeptide repeat protein, which yields MTRKSPPRKLAINWSMWLPYSIVVVSLCTNGCSIFSPSRGSQTDYAAAKRSIENPVGVGGEPYGDGTFRPEGVSAEREGVTSDFFERIGLRAKRRRDVDLAQSLYGQADAAFEAAKTLEGEARAEAFRKAAGLYKDAAKNWQSSGLEQDALLMQAESHFFAEDYYRAELVFSELVKEYPRNPYLDHVGSRRFEIADYWLKSDAHQHKPFVVLNVSDPKKPWNDTGGHGMRVLERIRIDDPTGKVSDDTTMRIAVEQYEKGKFEEAAMTFEDLRMTYPDSEHQFNAQFLEMQSLLASYQGPTYSSVPLTDAHKRVLQIVKQFPKEAEEHQQEINQAYSKIRFQMAERVWEQAEYRRKRSENSSAKFHYNRILEEYGDTPFAERAQTGLDAIQGEPSDPPQRFQSLLWIFGDTPDDGRPWREMPQSAE from the coding sequence TTGACAAGGAAGTCCCCGCCGAGAAAGCTAGCAATCAATTGGTCGATGTGGCTGCCCTATTCAATAGTGGTGGTTTCGCTGTGTACCAATGGCTGCAGTATTTTCTCCCCCAGTCGAGGTTCGCAAACCGATTACGCGGCTGCGAAACGCTCCATTGAAAATCCGGTCGGAGTTGGCGGCGAGCCTTACGGCGACGGTACGTTTCGACCCGAAGGGGTGTCCGCGGAGCGCGAAGGCGTCACGTCGGACTTCTTTGAGAGAATCGGGCTGCGCGCTAAGCGACGCCGCGATGTCGATCTAGCGCAAAGTTTGTATGGCCAAGCCGATGCGGCTTTCGAAGCCGCCAAGACGCTCGAGGGAGAGGCGCGCGCCGAAGCCTTCCGAAAGGCAGCCGGCCTGTACAAGGATGCTGCAAAAAATTGGCAGAGTTCCGGCCTGGAACAAGACGCGCTGCTCATGCAAGCCGAGAGCCACTTCTTTGCAGAAGACTACTACCGAGCGGAACTCGTCTTCTCGGAATTGGTCAAGGAGTATCCACGCAATCCCTATCTAGACCATGTCGGTTCCCGTCGATTCGAGATTGCCGACTACTGGTTGAAGTCCGACGCACACCAACACAAGCCGTTTGTCGTGCTCAATGTCTCCGATCCCAAAAAACCTTGGAACGATACCGGTGGACACGGAATGCGCGTCCTAGAGCGCATTCGCATCGACGACCCGACAGGAAAAGTCAGTGATGACACGACGATGCGCATCGCCGTTGAACAATACGAAAAGGGGAAGTTCGAGGAAGCGGCCATGACGTTTGAAGACCTGCGCATGACCTATCCTGATAGCGAGCACCAGTTCAACGCCCAATTCCTAGAGATGCAAAGCTTGCTGGCTTCCTACCAAGGGCCTACCTACAGCAGTGTCCCTCTGACCGATGCGCATAAACGAGTGCTGCAAATCGTCAAACAATTCCCCAAAGAGGCGGAAGAGCACCAACAAGAAATCAACCAAGCGTACTCCAAAATCCGCTTCCAAATGGCCGAACGCGTTTGGGAACAAGCCGAGTACCGTCGCAAACGGAGCGAGAATAGTTCGGCGAAATTCCATTACAATCGCATCCTCGAGGAATATGGCGATACGCCCTTTGCCGAGCGAGCTCAAACGGGCCTCGATGCCATCCAAGGGGAACCCAGCGATCCACCTCAACGGTTTCAATCCTTGCTGTGGATATTTGGCGATACACCCGATGACGGGCGACCGTGGAGGGAGATGCCCCAGAGTGCTGAATAA
- a CDS encoding response regulator: MQWEKPKLLIADDDRDFRESLGEVFQRRGYGTHFASDGREAVEFVQSTDELHLVLLDVHMPRLSGLEALGQIRRVVSTNLPCILMSAKLDDSIVEQAHALATDTVLSKPFTLRDITAMVEDVLRRSYGWQL; the protein is encoded by the coding sequence GTGCAGTGGGAAAAACCCAAACTATTGATTGCCGATGACGACCGGGATTTTCGCGAGTCCTTGGGAGAGGTCTTCCAGCGCCGTGGATACGGTACGCATTTCGCCTCCGATGGGCGAGAAGCGGTGGAGTTTGTGCAATCTACCGACGAATTGCATTTGGTGTTGTTGGATGTGCACATGCCGCGTCTCTCCGGCTTGGAAGCTCTCGGCCAAATAAGAAGGGTCGTCTCGACCAATCTGCCGTGCATCCTCATGAGCGCCAAGCTGGACGACTCGATCGTGGAACAGGCGCACGCCTTAGCCACCGACACCGTGCTCTCGAAACCGTTTACCCTCCGCGACATTACTGCCATGGTCGAGGATGTGCTCAGGCGTTCCTACGGTTGGCAGCTTTAG